The genomic stretch ggccatcatacatcaATGAAATGTAgccagtgcattacacaacccgaaaggcatcctagaaaaggcaaaggtgccatatggataagtgaatgtggtcttctcctgatcttccgaagctatcaagatttggttgtacccagaatacccatccaagaaatagtagaaggcacgcccagcaagtcgatctaacatcttatcaagaaaaggcaaaggaaagtgctccttgcgggtcactttactcaacttgcggtagtccatgcataccctccaaccggagacggttctagtaggaatcaactcattttgtaaATTTGCAACCACAATCATGCTACCTTtatttggtacacattgcaccggtgaagtccaagagctatcagagatggggtacacaacctcggcatccaaccacttgatcacctcttttttcacaacttcttgcattgcctcattcaaactcctttgatgctccaaggagggctttgcatcatcttccaaaataatcttgtgcatacagaatgtggggcttatcccccgaatatcagctaaagtccatccaattgcctttttcgcttttgaagtaCCGCCAATATGGCATCTAcctacatgttagtaagacaagaggaaagaataattgGCAAAGTaaaatttgagcctaagaactcatacctgaggtgtggaggcagtggcttcaactccaacacctgAGGCTCCACAAtcgaaggttttgttggtggagtctttctattctcaaggtccaaagataatttcctatgctcataagagtaagagcccattccatgtaaagtaTTCACGCACTCTTCTCagccctcatcatcattgacacTAAGATTCAATAATATGGCCTTGAAAGGGTCctctacattgatcattgcagtggtgtcatcaattatcactgctatgatgaggtccacaaaagagctcACCTCGGTACAGTTGGGCTGCTTCATCGATTTGtaaacatgaaagaccacttttttgTCACCCACACGGAAGGTGAGTTCccatgcttccacatcaactaagtccttccccgtagcaaggaacgGCCTCCCCAAattgataggaacttcataatctacctcacaatccaagatcacaaagtcagctggcaagataaatttgtccacccggacaagtacatcatcaataatacccaatggtctatTCATCGTTCTATCTActatttgtaatctcatggaagtcggccttggctgcccaatacccaaagtcttgaaaaccgaatagggcatcaaattgataatagcccccaaatcacatagagctttagcaaaatccatactcccaatggtgcaaggaatggtgaaagcaccgggatcttcaagcttcagggacattgaatgcactatttcactaacttggtgagtcatctttatagtttcacaatccatagaccgcttctttgttaccaagtccttcatgaatttagcatagcccggcatttgttcaagagcctccactaaaggaacattgatggataagcttttcatcatgtcaatgaactttttgaactgattctcatttttctgctttgcAAGCCTttaaggataaggtggaggtggccttggaaaagtagccttggctttaggcacaaccggctctggcatgtctattatgtgctCCCTAGAttggttcacatcattttgagtttccacctcgacatcttgaatatcaatcctcacttcttcattcacattttcatcaatcacattttcaaccaccaaaggaacttcatcttcttgcaactcaacatcatcaccactcttcgggttcactaccgtatcacttggtagcgcacccttagggtgagtatttaaaaactgtgagatttggcctaactgcacctccaagtttctgatagaaGTGTTGTGGGAAGCCAGCTGAGCATCAaaatccgcattcttcttcatcatctattcaaacatcatttcaattctacccatatcattgctagaagaactaggaccttgagatggaaatgggggtgaaTTGTTTAGTTGTTGgcacattgggggcctttgaaagccttgccctcggtttccttggtttctattgttccatccaccttgattgttattactaCCCCAATTGTttttattaccattccaatttccttggttattttgattgtttttctGATTGCCCTGGTTatttttttggttgttgttcccccaattaccattgccttgttgttgattgccccaattgccttggggtctcaattgttgttggttggaagaattgcctctttggccttgataattatttacgtattgcacctcttcactttgttcatcataaccatcattttgaaatccaccacaatcattgtcaaattgctctgaattcccttggttttgttaacctctttgtcttcttttgttgacaatcATGTTAATagcctccatggcattcacttggcatggattttgaacttgttgcaattgtgcctttgctagtttgttcattgtagttgtcaacgcAGCTATAtcttgcccatgatcatgcaattccttgtgcaaatgagtgactgtggggtcaccttggggcacattgaCTCTACTTTGCCACACAAAAGAAGtttcagccatctcgtcaagaatatcacatgcctcatcatacgacagcttcataaagttgcccccagcaagttggttcactatgcattggtttgttgtattaatgccccggtagaaggtttgttggatcatcgcctcggtcatatcattgttggggcattctttcaccattgttctataacgctcccgaatctcatgcaaaggttctgtgggcTCTTGTTTGAAAGCCAAATCTCATCTCGTAATGCCGCCATATGCCCTGGTGAGaaaattttgcaatgaacttgttaGCCAACTTATCCCAAGTAGTGATAGAATGGTTGGAaagtcgctcgagccaatccaatgccttccctctaagtgagaatgggaagagtcttaaCCGGAGAGAATCCTCAGACACATTaatttgcttgctcccccaacatgtatccacgaaccccttaagatgtttgtaagcattttgatttgcagcggcCGTAAAATACACACGTTGctctagtaaggtcaacatcacattggttatttgaaaatttcccgcccgaattcggggtgggacaatagcacttgcatagccttggttcggaagtactctaggagccactcttggaggtggcggaggagggtctgggaTATTGTCATCAACATTAGCATTAGTCgggcggcctctacgttgtccttgaggtacaagaggcacctcatcatctctgaaatcatctacctcctcccctgcaatcacatttccaagagggccATTGGCGTTGTTCGCTGTcatttggtacctgagttgtgacacaaacaaaattagtaataaagaaagaaagaagaacaatacacaaaactatttagatagatagccaaaaacgttagctccccggcaacggtgccaaaaagtgataaaggccaaccctgcactactattgagtatcaagagagggtcgaagcagcttttaccctattaaggtcgggatcgatttccacaagaagctagaagttggagtcgggtgtctatctaaagtggagtcgGGTGTCTAGCTAGAAGTTAGAATAAGCTAAGATTAAAATATTGTGGGTTGTTCAAATagttaaaaaggcactagggtagtgactttcacctaggtagTCAATTGACCGGTACTTGAATCTAAGACatattgacatatttggggaatatgatataaccgttgcacgattttacccacacTATACCTCTcagtggttcgagtgattttgcccgaattgactttctcaagaccaattgggtatgcatatttgcacaagcaatcaagtttcaagtcaggtattactatctctaggtttaaccctataattgggctatcaatttcttgagtacgtcccaattccttgttggaccaatttcagagacttaggctctctttctcaagaagagccaaagccaactaaacacaaactactgtttgcaaccaccaattcagcaattaaacatgaaattagtccaaatagcaaacactcatagtcaatctagcctgaaaacacaagacccatcaattacccacactagagttgagccacaaccctagcttatggatctagctactcataattagagaagaaaacaaagaattagatgaagaaaaactcatattaattaattactaaatgaaacaagaagattcaatgttgaaatgtagctaaaattactcaaaacagctAAAACTATGAAGTCACGAGTGCAACTCTGAAGagaaaactatctgatgacctaaaaatgggaaaagaaactatttatattaagctgaaaaatatggacaaaaatacccatgcggggctagtacggaccacacaaaatcacgtgcggccgcactaaggctctaagCCTGAGAATCCAGCTCTCTAAACTCGGGCAATGttgaccgcacagaatggactgcggtcgtaatggcttctagtgcggtccgcatgaaatggagcgcggaccgcattgacttCAATCTCCAAAACTGGCACTCTCTGATCTTtggttctgcggaccgcactaaatcaagTGCAGACGCAGTGACTTCAGTGCGGACCACATTAAATCTCATGCAGCCACATTGCATGTTGGCCTGGAAATCAccttctctgaacctcacttgtgcggccGCATTGAGCCTGTTTTTCCTaagcttgtcttgtcttggtacttggtGAAGTTTCACTCCTTATTGAgacgatctttgacatcttgtcactttgttgataaaacctgcaatcaagcacaacttgtgagcctttttgggactatttCGTAGAAATTcgtaatcaaaacataagcaagaaggggtataaaatgtatcaaaatccctagttatcagttgcctacatatccttggccaTAAAGGAATCATATTAGTGTAGTTTGGGATGTTTTtgtagttgggactaccaggaagttgtgatttcactgttgctgcttctGCTACTACTTgttgaaccccttattacaccaagccaatataaaagaagctagactaaactatgatctattaATTACAAATATCCTATCTACATCTTCAAACTTTATCTTGCAATTTCTGTTGATCTGTTGATTCGTACTCTGCAGGTGAAATTTCTTTGTTGCTAACTTAAATTGCGTTCTGAAgtgcttttcctttgttctccaggtgggcgcctgattactgaacttgatgtgtcttcctttgaacattgttgatTTCccgttgttctctaggtgggtgcctgattaccaatatttgaatagtattCCTTTccttctgaaacttgaattgttttccctttgttttcgggtgggctcctgattaatAACACTTGAATCgctctccctttgttctctaggagggtgcctgattaccaacatttgcaatgtttttcctcgaaacatgaacttcttccctttgttctccaagtgggttccTAATTACCGACTCTTGAATTGTTGCTTCCCTTTGTTccccaggtgggctcctgattactgacacttgaattgcttctccctttgttctccatgtgggctcctgattaccaatacttgaattcCTCTCCcttagttctccaggtgggctcctgatttccaacacttgaactgcttttcctttgttctccaggtgggctcctgatttccaacacttgaattgtcttcccctttgttctccaggtgggctcctgattaccaacacttgaattgtcttcctttgtatttctaggtgggtgcctgattcctTGGTCCTGAACTGTTTTTCATTCTTGAAACTTGTGTTGTTCTCCCTTGCTCTCTgggtgggagcctgattacaattagaatagacaaaacaaagaatattTTCTGCTCCAGTTTGGCAGCTGGGCAcgtctgtgagtgttaattgagacatgttaccaaatatctctaagaatttgaaagctagatcacattatccagaagggtcctaaAAATTCCTAGTTAACTGACAGTTTTTTTAAGCTAAatgatatttcctaaaggtatgacttaaatctaagtcccattattcaggagggtcttaaaaatttcgaattgaatcctatcctaagaatgaaacatcgaagccaacttatatttcctcaaggtaaaacttatgctagatcttgttacgcATGAATGTTTTGCattttaactaggtcccattgtCCAGGATGGTCCTGAGGATTTACGGTCGagcctgtctggtgcttgctttcTTTACAgaaggtttctccgaaacaaacggaattttctgcccctgtttcaaatcaaagaaaaatcttgtcaatttaaaatatggtggttagtttgtggaaTTCTTGATGAAGGTGGCCTCTCTACTGTCATGCTTTGCTTTGAATGGTCAccttgaactggccaagaactgtttgactttctgactgactctcACCTGCACGACCTTGGATAACCAGAGTTTTCTACACCCAAACCATTGTTTTACATTTATGACCTTTTTACTTGAACCTCTATATTTTCCACAAGATTTCTAAACCATTCGCCCAAGGGAACTTTTCACTTACACCTTatttcccactttacatcatgctatcttcggtatgctttggccgcactttgctttgtgcaattttggaagttggtagtaagctttgaaatcccttctcacttgctcaaacaaaactgaaattggaaaaatcttagagaaataaacagaaaagaaatgaaatgcaatgacttcgacagttaggaataaagaagaaaattcaaaactggatgactgtttGAAGGGGGAAAAGAAAACAGACTTGTCTGAGCAGAACAgatggcaccaatgatcatgacatgcatttcgaatTAATCAGCCCAGCCTATTCAACAAATCAcctttcagttgtcatactttaTGCCGCGAGATCTCCATAACCCAACTTTTTTCCCAAATCACTGACCTTGTTCggcttgcggtgccctgaagggttttcaccaacaaacctctctcatttgttcatctctcaactcaccgtcgcTTTACAGTGCCTGtcaaggttttcaccaataagactctctcattttttaaatttctctcagctttccatcaccttacggtgcccatgatgGTTTTcgtcaataagactctctcatttttcattttcttgctCCGGACGTAGTGtcgcccctgatatgaatcacttctATTTGTTCGACTTGGTTTTATCTCtcgaagactggtcagaaggtttTTCATTGCACCGTAATGTAGGATTTTGGATAAGGTTAGATAGAAAGGATATCAAGAGGCTCAATTAACTtgaatgggtttaaaattacaactcttggaatcagatTTCATACAATAAccacaactttctgccccagtttctttgcttggggactttgaatttttatttgatgggaccaaaccgtgaggctgcctacgtatcctttaaaggaatcaggtcaaacgtagtttatGACAtaagaattactttgttgttgtgatttttctcttttcttttctttttctctttttccttttcttttcttttcttttcttcttcttcttttttcccttttatttattttttttcttctctttttcactcttTTCCATTCTTCTGTTTCTCtttgctcttttcttttctctttttcttctttactcACCTTTTGCGCTCgtgtttctgaactttgctactgattccaaaagaggggtatggaggaaataaataaatctcaaaggggtaacaaaggataaagtgtttagatatcagaacaaaatgccttcgtcattccaatcttcaaaacatcccaagtacaaacaaacacaatttaatccaaacaaatcatacataatatcttttgactgcatcaaaattgatagccatgtctacacatttgccttctatgtctgttaaatacaaagcaccattggacaacactctcgttacgacTACTgtcccttgccaatttggggcgaacttgccttttgcttcaacctgatgtggaaggatgcttTTCAATACTTTctggcccacttcaaatttccggagacgcaccttcttgttgtatgctctcgccattctcttttgatacaactggccatgatacACTATtgtcaatcttttctcatcaatcaaacttaattgctccagacgggttttgacccactcatcatcatcaatttcggcttcagcaacaatacaaagggatggaatttcaacttctgtggGTATCACTGCTTTGGtgccatataccaataaataaggagttgcacctactgaagtacgaacattagtgtgataacccaacaacgcaaagggcaacttctcatgccattgcatggaaccttgcaccattttccgaagtatcttctttatgttcttgttggctgtctcgactgctccattcgccttagggcggtatggggtggaattgtgatgtgtaatcttaaactgttgacacacatCCTTCATTAGATTATGGCATCATTAtctatgatgatcacctttgggatttcgaaccgacaaatgatatttgaatgaacaaaatcgacgacttccttcttggtcacagatttgaaagttttagcttcaacccacttagtgaaatattcaatggccaccagaatgaacctgtgtccattggatatTGCTGGATCGATTGGttcgatgacatccataccccaagcaacaaagggccacaGTGCGGACAtcgtgtgcaattcagatggtggagaatgaatcaaatctccgtgtacctggcatttgcgcacaaaacagatacaatctcgctccatggtaagccagtaataacccgctcgaagaatcttctttgtcagaacatacccactcatatgcggcccgcaaatCCCAGagtgtacttcggtcatgattgtcgtggcttgtctagcatctatgcatcttaacaatccaaacTCTTGAGTTCTTTTGTAAAAAACTcccccactgaagaaaaatccacttgccaatcaacgaattattctcttttgatcccctgtgacctgtaccggatatacccccattctgatgtacttcctgatatcatggaaccaaggttcaccttcaagttcttcttccaccatgttatagtaagcatgctgatcgcggacctgaatatgcgaagggtcaacataagccttatctgggtgaTGTAACATCGACGCCAAGGTAgtcaaagcatcgacaacctcattatggatccttggaatgtgcctgaattctattgatcaaAATCGtagacaaagatcatgcagacattgtcgatacgttataagctttaaatcccgcgtctcctattctccttgaatctgatgcaccagaaggtcagagtctcccaagaccaagacttcttggattcc from Nicotiana sylvestris chromosome 12, ASM39365v2, whole genome shotgun sequence encodes the following:
- the LOC138882988 gene encoding uncharacterized protein, whose protein sequence is MNRPLGIIDDVLVRVDKFILPADFVILDCEVDYEVPINLGRPFLATGKDLVDVEAWELTFRVGDKKVVFHVYKSMKQPNCTEVSSFVDLIIAVIIDDTTAMINVEDPFKAILLNLSVNDDEG